A genomic region of Dreissena polymorpha isolate Duluth1 chromosome 4, UMN_Dpol_1.0, whole genome shotgun sequence contains the following coding sequences:
- the LOC127878062 gene encoding acetylcholine receptor subunit alpha-like isoform X2, whose translation MDLAFIGLLVLIGLLDQIKAQTISEAKALRKKLFVTDEYDKRIRPIDNQTHSIDVNVNLYLLSVNDLSEKDEVLTTTAYLSVSWNDSNLIWEPKNYGGIKLYHWPQNEVWRPDLALKNSHLDYKGLGEESLNIVNIHTGLMFWHPFQIFKSTCSIDISYYPFDHQICYLRFQAWSYTRLQVNMRSGYNGSEGLNLAYYEQNSAWKIKDTEWYVERDQKDTTISFKVTLKRKPMYFMLSVLLPICMLSILNICVFVLPVSAGEKATYAVTVFLAFAVFLTIVSETLPQNSESVPVITSFLVMQTAISTLITIFAMILLRLESFDDINVPKQIVKIMNLLKRIPCLKLVGKNKYSHKPKKETEMSNKENKKTKDVEHADIECEMNGKSSANEQPENNNDKGDEYTWTDVVNFLDFLLFVLFAIILIFLIAISLSVASSKGKVFSEGFDSANSGTYQRLDSTVSADGGSSFPGNQLPDHSTGSPNYESTTSPTWDWEEYDYSYYY comes from the exons ATGGACCTCGCTTTTATTGGACTGCTGGTTCTGATTGGCCTGTTAGATCAAATCAAAGCACAAACAATATCGGAAGCTAAAGCATTGAGGAAGAAATTGTTCGTGACGGACGAGTACGACAAACGAATTCGACCTATTGATAATCAAACGCATTCAATAG ATGTTAACGTGAATCTCTACCTACTGTCGGTCAACGACCTTAGTGAGAAAGACGAGGTTCTCACTACAACAGCTTACCTGTCCGTTAGTTGGAATGACTCCAATCTCATCTGGGAACCGAAAAACTATGGCGGAATTAAGCTGTACCACTGGCCACAG AACGAGGTTTGGAGGCCCGATTTGGCACTGAAAAACTCTCACCTGGATTACAAAGGACTTGGGGAAGAATCTCTTAACATTGTCAACATCCATACTGGCTTGATGTTCTGGCATCCATTCCAG ATTTTTAAGTCCACGTGTTCCATTGATATCTCCTACTACCCATTCGACCATCAGATATGCTACCTAAGATTCCAGGCATGGAGCTATACCAGACTTCAG GTTAATATGCGCAGCGGATATAATGGTTCCGAAGGATTGAATCTTGCGTATTACGAACAAAACTCCGCGTGGAAAATTAAGGACACTGAATGGTATGTCGAGCGCGACCAAAAGGACACAACGATTAGCTTCAAAGTGACACTTAAAAGAAAACCAATGTATTTCATGCTGTCAGTGCTCTTGCCGATTTGTATGTTGTCCATTTTGAATATCTGCGTGTTCGTGTTGCCTGTCAGTGCTGGGGAAAAAGCGACCTACGCAGTCACAGTCTTCTTGGCATTTGCGGTTTTTCTGACTATTGTTTCAGAAACCCTTCCACAAAATTCCGAATCAGTGCCCGTGATTACGTCTTTCCTCGTCATGCAAACAGCCATAAGCACACTGATTACAATCTTTGCAATGATCTTATTGCGGTTAGAGAGCTTCGATGACATAAATGTTCCGAAACAAATTGTCAAAATTATGAACTTGCTCAAGCGTATCCCATGCCTTAAACTGGTCGGAAAGAACAAATACTCGCATAAACCAAAGAAAGAAACAGAGATGTCAAATAAGGAAAATAAGAAAACGAAGGATGTTGAACATGCTGACATTGAATGTGAAATGAACGGCAAATCATCGGCGAATGAACAACCTGAAAATAACAATGACAAAGGCGATGAGTATACGTGGACAGATGTAGTCAACTTTCTggattttttgttgtttgttctgTTTGCTATCATTCTCATCTTCTTGATTGCCATTTCTCTGTCAGTGGCCTCCTCAAAAGGCAAAGTCTTTAGCGAAGGATTTGATTCAGCAAACAGCGGTACGTATCAGCGACTTGACAGCACTGTTTCTGCTGATGGCGGTTCAAGCTTCCCGGGTAACCAACTTCCTGACCATTCGACTGGATCCCCTAATTATGAAAGTACGACCTCGCCAACGTGGGATTGGGAAGAATATGACTacagttattattattaa